The region ACCGGCATAGTCACCACCTTGCTGGAGCGGCTGCTGAGCGATGGGTTGGGAGCCCCAGTTCTGCTGGTTGTTGGTCTGACGGCGCTTGGAATCAGGCTGGTTGTACCCATCTGCCTTTCTCTTGCCTCCTACGTTGCCCCCACGGTTGCCCCTGGCTCCACGAGCACCGcgtcctctctgctgctgtgcaggaccccctctcccacccctggcTCCTCTTGGCGGTCCCATGGGTGCCCCCCTCTGTGAATAGCCAGCTCTACCTCTTGGTGGTGGTGCTCCCCGCCCCCTAGGTGGTGGAGGGGcacctctcccaccccttcctcctcctcctcttcctcttatAGCATAGCCATCATCATAGCCGTAATAGGGATCTTCATAGCCACCACGGTAGTCATGATAGTCATAACCATAATAATCATCATAATAATCTTCATAGCCATAGTAATCTGGGGGATAGCCATATCCACCTCTCCCTCCACGGCCTCTGCCTCTAATAGGAGGTGGCATGCGAGGTGGAGGGTAGTAATAATAGTCTTCATAcctattaagaaaaagaaacgtGCAATTATTTATCTCCAAAAGTCTCCCAAAATAAAGTATACATTTCCCCTTATTAACAATACACAAcatggcaaaaagaaaagccattcaGGTTCTTCTAAACGAGCTCATATTTTACCGCAGAACTTCACTCTCCAGTATTACAGTAGTGCAGGAACAAACACTCACGCAGTACTTCTGGAGGCCTGTCTGGCAGCCTGAcgttctttccttttcttatccGGTGGCTTTGCTAACACTATTTCAATTTCTTCCCCTTCTATCTCTTTCCCATTCATTTCATTCATAGCCTGTACAAAAATTAGAAGAGAAACATCTAAaagtttgtttccattttgaAGGAAACTAAAACTCACTGAAAGAAACCAGATGGTCgggctgctccaggctgaactatGCCATGTGTTTCGCTTCTGTGCTACTTAAACCGGATGTTACATACTAGTCTGTCAAGTCCCACTTTATTCACCAGTTACAGGGAAGCAGCATCTTACAAAAATATTCTAAGTATATATAAagaatgcaattaaaatatactgagcattatttttttaaaaaaatcagacatgACAGCATCACTTTTTAACATTCCTGTGTCCTGTTTCAAAAAGGCACTGACACAAGTTCTCACTACTCACACGGACACGAACGCTCACTGTACCTATAAGCCAGGCAGAGCACACACACAAGAGAGCATTTTCATATTTGGGCTTCCTAGCTCGTTGGACGTGCTACATGAGTGCCTCTGAAGAAATTGAGTATTTCTGAGGACGTCtacttggggtgggggggatggggacggACGACGACACTATCACTTTGCATTAACAAAGACTTCACACGTCTGTACAGCTACATGCCTCAAAAACAGCTGAGATAAGGgtgatttatttcaaagaagCTATGAAAACAAGTAGATACTGGAATCAGTGAGCCAATTCCATGCATTAATATTACAAtaatgctttcattaaaaaacaaacaaacaacacaccCATACATAACCACATCTCACAACACTCAGACCAATTAGTGGCCATAAATCAGTCACATGGGGCAGATGTGGCAGTATTCCCGCTAGTTTTAGAGATGAGCATTAGATGCTCCTCTGTACTGCATTTGATCTATCTTTTCTCATCTGCTACAAGTCTGTAGTTGCTCAAATTTAACAGAGCATTTAGAAGTAGGGAAGGGAAGCGACTGGAGAGTCTTTAAAGACATACTACAATAAAACATGTCAGGAGGTGTTGCTGACTTACCCTTTCTGACAACACCTCTTACCCGCTCTTGGACATGATCTAAGTATATGCAACCTGACTTCAACTCCATTAAATATGAGTGACATTCATCCTAAAGCCGAACTCAAGAGTATTCTAAACCCCATTTTGGTGGGTAGGAAAATTGCAAGCAATTAAATGgttataaaattattaataaggTTGAGTAAAGAGCCTTTGAACTGTGTAGCCACATACACCACACACAACATACTTGCTCAAGACTCCCAGGCTCAAAACACTTCTTTgcccctttcttcccccccatAAActatggatttaaaaaaacagatggaGTAATTTCTATAGATTTTGATCTGCTGAAATAGAGATTAATGACCTTCTCAACTGCTTTTAGACACAACGGAAGACACCTTTGAAGCTTACAGTAATACCTCCGATGTTTAAGAAGTCATTTAGAAGAAATCTTCTAGGGATCAGAGTTAAGAGTTAAAACAGGTAATGCATTAAGGGTGTTGCTAGTGCCATTCTTCTCCTCACAAGGCATTTTTTAATTACCTTCCATTTTCTATTCAATACTTTTGTCACTCCAAAACTACAGAGCCTTTAAACAGGGGTCTTTGAGAGACAACTGATACCTTCTGTCAGTGTTTCCTCAGAAAAATTGtctaggttgttttttttcctcttctctagaCTCTCCTGCATTGGTCTACACCTCTTTTCCAGTCTACTTGTTAACTTGCTACAGTTTTGTCCTTTGCAAGTTTCACATCCTCCTAGCTACTGAAATCACAGGAACAAAATTATTAGTGTTAAAATTCTCACAATGGGAACCTTATTAAATGGGCTCTACAAATCATCTTATCTAGATATTTAGTGTAAAGAATTTTCTTAAAACCATTTGTACAAAATAAACTGCTCACACCAATTTAGCTGGGAAAGGATAACCAACCCACCTTCACTGCTGCACCTCTGTCCtcaaaatgaacaaaagcatAATCCTTCAACTTCTTTACTCTTTCCAGCTTTCCAAATTCAGAAAAGGATTTCTCAAGAATTTCTTCTGTCACAGTAGTGGCCAAGTTTCTTACAAATAAAACTTTCACCTGGTGAACAAATGAGAATGAAAGCTGTAATCTTTAAAAGGCAAACCTCAAAGGAAACTAACATAAACTAGTAACATGTcattccctcctcctctgcattAAGAAATTTTGGGTAACCGTATAAATTCTGTACGTGTTTCAGAGGGGTGAAGAGATAGCCTTGTAGTTACCTGTACTAAGTTTCTACAACTTCTCTCCTTCCACAGTTCCCTTCCATGACCAGAAGAATATCTAACTTTGATTTTCTGCTTCTGGGATGCTACAAATCCCAGTAAAATTTTAGTAATAGACCTCAAGAGCAACAAAGAGTTATCCCAAAACACAGGGATAAAGAGCATGTCATTCCCTACGCTGAACTTCGCCTTCACCTTACTCTAGAAAATAGTTTTATAGAATACCCACCTGGTATTCATTACTAGCAGAAGCAGATAATGTGTTACACCAGCAGTGTAATACGCAGCGCTCGGACCACGCCAGTTTGCATGGCTTACTACGAAAATGCCTTCTAACTGTTTTCATGCCTCAAAGGTAGGTGGAACAAGTCTTAGTCACCAGCATGAAGAAATTCCTCCCAAAGCACAAGAGCATCCAGTTAAGTTTTTACTTACCTTTGCCATGACTTCTGGATCAGGTTCCTCTACTGGATCTGCCCATTCCACTGTCACAACATTTCCCCAGACTTTTACTTTCCCACTCATCAGGCGGCGGCGAGCCTGTGCTGCTGACTTGTGATCCTCATATTCCAAGAAGCAGAACCCTCGATTCTTCTTTTTATCATCAGGTTGATGATACAAGATTACATCCACCAAACCCTCTGAAAAACAGGTCTTTAGTATTCAGCttcaaaaggaagagaaaaaaatccagagtcTACTCTAAAATGTCTTGTTTTTTGTAACACACAGCCTTTGAACTGAACACCCggaagggggagggagcacAAGAAAAGTAAAACGAACAGCAAATATCCATCCAATTTACACAAAAGCAGGTCACCTAGCAGGTGAAATTCTCCAGAACAAGCTTACCTCACAATTAGGCCCTGCCAAACATCAACCCAAACACATCGCACAGTGGAAGTTTTCTATATTTTGCTCTaccatt is a window of Phalacrocorax aristotelis chromosome 20, bGulAri2.1, whole genome shotgun sequence DNA encoding:
- the HNRNPR gene encoding heterogeneous nuclear ribonucleoprotein R isoform X3, which gives rise to MRRRRSARHLPSLLGPELRRAGPAPHNKMANQVNGNAVQLKEEEEPMDTSSVTHTEHYKTLIEAGLPQKVAERLDEIFQTGLVAYVDLDERAIDALREFNEEGALSVLQQFKESDLSHVQNKSAFLCGVMKTYRQREKQGSKVQESTKGPDEAKIKALLERTGYTLDVTTGQRKYGGPPPDAVYSGVQPGIGTEVFVGKIPRDLYEDELVPLFEKAGPIWDLRLMMDPLSGQNRGYAFITFCSKDAAQEAVKLCDNYEIRPGKHLGVCISVANNRLFVGSIPKNKTKENILEEFSKVTEGLVDVILYHQPDDKKKNRGFCFLEYEDHKSAAQARRRLMSGKVKVWGNVVTVEWADPVEEPDPEVMAKVKVLFVRNLATTVTEEILEKSFSEFGKLERVKKLKDYAFVHFEDRGAAVKAMNEMNGKEIEGEEIEIVLAKPPDKKRKERQAARQASRSTAYEDYYYYPPPRMPPPIRGRGRGGRGGYGYPPDYYGYEDYYDDYYGYDYHDYRGGYEDPYYGYDDGYAIRGRGGGGRGGRGAPPPPRGRGAPPPRGRAGYSQRGAPMGPPRGARGGRGGPAQQQRGRGARGARGNRGGNVGGKRKADGYNQPDSKRRQTNNQQNWGSQPIAQQPLQQGGDYAGNYGYNNDNQEFYQDTYGQQWK
- the HNRNPR gene encoding heterogeneous nuclear ribonucleoprotein R isoform X2, which encodes MRRRRSARHLPSLLGPELRRAGPAPQHNKMANQVNGNAVQLKEEEEPMDTSSVTHTEHYKTLIEAGLPQKVAERLDEIFQTGLVAYVDLDERAIDALREFNEEGALSVLQQFKESDLSHVQNKSAFLCGVMKTYRQREKQGSKVQESTKGPDEAKIKALLERTGYTLDVTTGQRKYGGPPPDAVYSGVQPGIGTEVFVGKIPRDLYEDELVPLFEKAGPIWDLRLMMDPLSGQNRGYAFITFCSKDAAQEAVKLCDNYEIRPGKHLGVCISVANNRLFVGSIPKNKTKENILEEFSKVTEGLVDVILYHQPDDKKKNRGFCFLEYEDHKSAAQARRRLMSGKVKVWGNVVTVEWADPVEEPDPEVMAKVKVLFVRNLATTVTEEILEKSFSEFGKLERVKKLKDYAFVHFEDRGAAVKAMNEMNGKEIEGEEIEIVLAKPPDKKRKERQAARQASRSTAYEDYYYYPPPRMPPPIRGRGRGGRGGYGYPPDYYGYEDYYDDYYGYDYHDYRGGYEDPYYGYDDGYAIRGRGGGGRGGRGAPPPPRGRGAPPPRGRAGYSQRGAPMGPPRGARGGRGGPAQQQRGRGARGARGNRGGNVGGKRKADGYNQPDSKRRQTNNQQNWGSQPIAQQPLQQGGDYAGNYGYNNDNQEFYQDTYGQQWK
- the HNRNPR gene encoding heterogeneous nuclear ribonucleoprotein R isoform X5, whose protein sequence is MKTYRQREKQGSKVQESTKGPDEAKIKALLERTGYTLDVTTGQRKYGGPPPDAVYSGVQPGIGTEVFVGKIPRDLYEDELVPLFEKAGPIWDLRLMMDPLSGQNRGYAFITFCSKDAAQEAVKLCDNYEIRPGKHLGVCISVANNRLFVGSIPKNKTKENILEEFSKVTEGLVDVILYHQPDDKKKNRGFCFLEYEDHKSAAQARRRLMSGKVKVWGNVVTVEWADPVEEPDPEVMAKVKVLFVRNLATTVTEEILEKSFSEFGKLERVKKLKDYAFVHFEDRGAAVKAMNEMNGKEIEGEEIEIVLAKPPDKKRKERQAARQASRSTAYEDYYYYPPPRMPPPIRGRGRGGRGGYGYPPDYYGYEDYYDDYYGYDYHDYRGGYEDPYYGYDDGYAIRGRGGGGRGGRGAPPPPRGRGAPPPRGRAGYSQRGAPMGPPRGARGGRGGPAQQQRGRGARGARGNRGGNVGGKRKADGYNQPDSKRRQTNNQQNWGSQPIAQQPLQQGGDYAGNYGYNNDNQEFYQDTYGQQWK
- the HNRNPR gene encoding heterogeneous nuclear ribonucleoprotein R isoform X4, which encodes MRRRRSARHLPSLLGPELRRAGPAPNKSAFLCGVMKTYRQREKQGSKVQESTKGPDEAKIKALLERTGYTLDVTTGQRKYGGPPPDAVYSGVQPGIGTEVFVGKIPRDLYEDELVPLFEKAGPIWDLRLMMDPLSGQNRGYAFITFCSKDAAQEAVKLCDNYEIRPGKHLGVCISVANNRLFVGSIPKNKTKENILEEFSKVTEGLVDVILYHQPDDKKKNRGFCFLEYEDHKSAAQARRRLMSGKVKVWGNVVTVEWADPVEEPDPEVMAKVKVLFVRNLATTVTEEILEKSFSEFGKLERVKKLKDYAFVHFEDRGAAVKAMNEMNGKEIEGEEIEIVLAKPPDKKRKERQAARQASRSTAYEDYYYYPPPRMPPPIRGRGRGGRGGYGYPPDYYGYEDYYDDYYGYDYHDYRGGYEDPYYGYDDGYAIRGRGGGGRGGRGAPPPPRGRGAPPPRGRAGYSQRGAPMGPPRGARGGRGGPAQQQRGRGARGARGNRGGNVGGKRKADGYNQPDSKRRQTNNQQNWGSQPIAQQPLQQGGDYAGNYGYNNDNQEFYQDTYGQQWK
- the HNRNPR gene encoding heterogeneous nuclear ribonucleoprotein R isoform X1, with amino-acid sequence MRRRRSARHLPSLLGPELRRAGPAPLLNFFQQHNKMANQVNGNAVQLKEEEEPMDTSSVTHTEHYKTLIEAGLPQKVAERLDEIFQTGLVAYVDLDERAIDALREFNEEGALSVLQQFKESDLSHVQNKSAFLCGVMKTYRQREKQGSKVQESTKGPDEAKIKALLERTGYTLDVTTGQRKYGGPPPDAVYSGVQPGIGTEVFVGKIPRDLYEDELVPLFEKAGPIWDLRLMMDPLSGQNRGYAFITFCSKDAAQEAVKLCDNYEIRPGKHLGVCISVANNRLFVGSIPKNKTKENILEEFSKVTEGLVDVILYHQPDDKKKNRGFCFLEYEDHKSAAQARRRLMSGKVKVWGNVVTVEWADPVEEPDPEVMAKVKVLFVRNLATTVTEEILEKSFSEFGKLERVKKLKDYAFVHFEDRGAAVKAMNEMNGKEIEGEEIEIVLAKPPDKKRKERQAARQASRSTAYEDYYYYPPPRMPPPIRGRGRGGRGGYGYPPDYYGYEDYYDDYYGYDYHDYRGGYEDPYYGYDDGYAIRGRGGGGRGGRGAPPPPRGRGAPPPRGRAGYSQRGAPMGPPRGARGGRGGPAQQQRGRGARGARGNRGGNVGGKRKADGYNQPDSKRRQTNNQQNWGSQPIAQQPLQQGGDYAGNYGYNNDNQEFYQDTYGQQWK